Proteins encoded in a region of the Vitis riparia cultivar Riparia Gloire de Montpellier isolate 1030 chromosome 7, EGFV_Vit.rip_1.0, whole genome shotgun sequence genome:
- the LOC117917634 gene encoding protein YAE1-like isoform X2, giving the protein MEGSLADELYSETLQLSRVKLDHGSTTNLKQDELCDSNGDDLWHEDASLGDGSDEDLDKVSDLDREWQRRRDQFHTIGYRDGVIAGKEASAQEGFNIGFKESVFVGYKWGLVRGVTSALACLPDGLKEKLVETQEARNKFQCLYKTVHSLSTDNALKLFHDGILKNKSVEQTVESSSNVADMQDRSSDSNVLENHFEELQSLIRESPTVKVHLTIDQ; this is encoded by the exons ATGGAGGGCAGTCTTGCTGATGAGCTCTATTCAGAAACCTTGCAGCTATCAAGGGTAAAATTGGATCATGGGTCAACTACCAATCTTAAGCAGGATGAATTATGTG aTAGCAATGGGGATGACTTGTGGCATGAAGATGCATCTTTAGGGGATGGTTCTGATGAAGATTTGGATAAAGTATCTGATTTGGACAGGGAATGGCAGAGGAGGCGTGACCAATTTCATACG attGGGTATCGTGATGGTGTCATAGCGGGTAAAGAAGCATCTGCTCAAGAGGGATTCAACATTGGCTTTAAGGAATCAGTGTTTGTCGGATACAAATGGGGTCTTGTCAGAGGTGTTACTAG TGCTCTAGCTTGCCTCCCAGATGGCTTGAAAGAGAAGTTGGTTGAAACACAAGAAGCTAGAAACAAATTCCAGTGCTTGTACAAAACTGTTCATTCCCTTTCAACGGACAATGCACTTAAGTTATTTCATGATGgtatcctaaaaaataaatcagttGAACAGACTGTTGAGTCTAGTTCCAATGTAGCAGACATGCAAGATCGAAGTTCAGACAGCAATGTTCTGGAAAACCACTTTGAAGAGCTTCAATCACTTATTCGTGAGTCTCCGACAGTAAAAGTGCATTTAACAATAGACCAGTAG
- the LOC117917634 gene encoding protein YAE1-like isoform X1: MSCWSRSPKFFDISNTGRHNSFSSYDAVFGCSHMEGSLADELYSETLQLSRVKLDHGSTTNLKQDELCDSNGDDLWHEDASLGDGSDEDLDKVSDLDREWQRRRDQFHTIGYRDGVIAGKEASAQEGFNIGFKESVFVGYKWGLVRGVTSALACLPDGLKEKLVETQEARNKFQCLYKTVHSLSTDNALKLFHDGILKNKSVEQTVESSSNVADMQDRSSDSNVLENHFEELQSLIRESPTVKVHLTIDQ, encoded by the exons ATGTCGTGTTGGAGCCGATCGCCgaaattttttgatatttcaaaCACTGGTCGACACAACAGCTTCTCATCTTACGACGCTGTTTTTGGGTGCTCCCAT ATGGAGGGCAGTCTTGCTGATGAGCTCTATTCAGAAACCTTGCAGCTATCAAGGGTAAAATTGGATCATGGGTCAACTACCAATCTTAAGCAGGATGAATTATGTG aTAGCAATGGGGATGACTTGTGGCATGAAGATGCATCTTTAGGGGATGGTTCTGATGAAGATTTGGATAAAGTATCTGATTTGGACAGGGAATGGCAGAGGAGGCGTGACCAATTTCATACG attGGGTATCGTGATGGTGTCATAGCGGGTAAAGAAGCATCTGCTCAAGAGGGATTCAACATTGGCTTTAAGGAATCAGTGTTTGTCGGATACAAATGGGGTCTTGTCAGAGGTGTTACTAG TGCTCTAGCTTGCCTCCCAGATGGCTTGAAAGAGAAGTTGGTTGAAACACAAGAAGCTAGAAACAAATTCCAGTGCTTGTACAAAACTGTTCATTCCCTTTCAACGGACAATGCACTTAAGTTATTTCATGATGgtatcctaaaaaataaatcagttGAACAGACTGTTGAGTCTAGTTCCAATGTAGCAGACATGCAAGATCGAAGTTCAGACAGCAATGTTCTGGAAAACCACTTTGAAGAGCTTCAATCACTTATTCGTGAGTCTCCGACAGTAAAAGTGCATTTAACAATAGACCAGTAG
- the LOC117918731 gene encoding uncharacterized protein LOC117918731 isoform X4, whose product MLLRKEILEEFVPDFDIVTYTVAMPTNMVGCIRRSLELSQCSFSSSDSYNQYKDPKMTCRKKNSVAAGARNYDTYSQESDIESNYTGFQSHSPSMNCASDSALLINLDLENSPEVSSVVKSYTSVQNEFQLEIQDQEKDEYTQCQCESRCLDEPVGSLCSHCVKKDHLADSISFPSWVDSEIKLRTRSSLHINRGVRHDRQIDMLDLIQIDLYLGNGASTVGDSTDGSSLEKGHASNDLAIPDLIDHGTDDGGHVLFDGDDDILKLEMSSDSCGSNSPGQTSVNGFGRIHSDNLEDAEEVSSMASLGSVTGRVRHLDFEDQLDEEDDLRTVKVLFPELQSQKDDLVNRSCLIGVRKSQDMLRHEKIIHSSTLGYPDQIRDLSDNGKMTIGGTMTESDPGIKEHSNELLQAAYFDRVCEDSNASSDIIASQDGEKWNKLSHTDCSVGFKHCQCPHILDMIEVDNHVQPYESTLEKYLCLTSGSSQNVGKTGQEVCTDPKNCIPCAENMGKASGQDERKHEKMDVSAAEISDRKEDISTGIPHHKPQKRPRLKSLVIGTAVFGAVLVLLHLRRRSSRDETGEPSIRPRQTQKVKCMELSSQKRQKGGNVDGVYPAEKLRFSE is encoded by the exons ATGTTGTTGAGAAAAGAAATACTCGAAGAGTTT GTTCCAGATTTTGATATTGTTACTTACACAGTAGCCATGCCCACAAATATGGTTGGATGCATCCGAAGAAGCTTGGAGCTGTCACAGTGCAGCTTTTCGAGTTCTGATAGCTACAATCAATACAAGGATCCAAAAATGACATGCAGGAAG AAAAACTCAGTTGCAGCTGGTGCCAGGAATTACGATACATATTCCCAGGAGTCTGACATAGAAAGCAATTATACGGGATTTCAATCTCACAGCCCATCCATGAACTGTGCTTCTGATTCTGCATTGCTGATCAACTTGGATTTAGAAAATTCACCAGAAGTATCTTCAGTCGTCAAAAGTTACACTTCTGtacaaaatgaatttcaattggAAATTCAAGATCAAGAGAAAGATGAATATACACAATGTCAATGTGAATCACGATGTTTAGATGAACCAGTGGGATCTCTTTGCTCACATTGTGTGAAGAAGGATCATCTAGCAGATAGCATCTCATTCCCATCATGGGTTGATTCTGAAATCAAGTTAAGGACCAGGAGTAGTTTACATATAAATAGAGGAGTAAGACATGATCGCCAAATTGACATGCTGGACCTTATTCAAATTGATCTTTATTTGGGAAATGGTGCTTCCACAGTGGGAGATTCTACAGATGGCAGCTCATTGGAAAAAGGTCATGCTTCCAATGATTTAGCGATTCCTGATTTAATTGACCATGGGACTGATGATGGTGGCCATGTTTTGTTTGATGGAGATGATGATATACTAAAATTGGAAATGAGTAGTGATTCTTGTGGATCAAACTCACCAGGACAGACTTCTGTAAATGGATTTGGAAGGATACACTCTGATAATCTTGAAGATGCAGAAGAAGTATCCTCCATGGCAAGCCTGGGCTCTGTGACAGGTAGGGTGCGGCACTTGGATTTTGAAGATCAAttagatgaagaagatgatttGAGAACAGTTAAAGTCCTGTTTCCTGAATTGCAGAGTCAGAAGGATGACTTGGTGAATAGGAGTTGTTTGATAGGAGTACGTAAATCTCAGGACATGCTCagacatgaaaaaataattcatagttCAACATTGGGATATCCAGATCAAATCAGAGATCTCTCAG ACAATGGAAAGATGACTATTGGTGGAACCATGACAGAATCAGATCCTGGTATTAAAGAGCACTCAAATGAACTTCTTCAAGCAGCTTATTTTGATAGAGTATGTGAAGATTCAAATGCCTCATCCGATATTATAGCATCTCAAGATGGTGAAAAATGGAACAAACTTAGCCACACAGATTGCAGTGTTGGTTTCAAGCACTGCCAATGTCCACATATACTGGACATGATTGAAGTGGATAACCATGTACAACCATATGAATCCACATTAGAAAAGTATCTCTGCTTAACATCTGGAAGTTCACAAAATGTTGGTAAAACAGGTCAAGAAGTGTGTACAGATCCCAAAAACTGTATTCCTTGTGCAGAGAATATGGGTAAAGCGAGCGGCCAG GATGAAAGGAAACACGAAAAGATGGATGTAAGTGCAGCTGAAATTTCAGATAGGAAGGAGGATATATCCACTGGAATACCGCACCACAAGCCCCAGAAAAGGCCACGGCTGAAATCATTGGTGATAGGGACAGCAGTTTTTGGTGCAGTGCTTGTGTTGCTTCATCTAAG GAGGAGAAGCAGCAGAGATGAAACAGGGGAACCAAGTATCCGACCTAGACAGACTCAGAAGGTAAAATGTATGGAGTTGTCATCACAAAAAAGACAGAAGGGAGGTAATGTAGATGGGGTTTATCCAGCTGAAAAACTTAGATTTTCAGAGTAA